Proteins encoded together in one Xenopus laevis strain J_2021 chromosome 6L, Xenopus_laevis_v10.1, whole genome shotgun sequence window:
- the sec61g.L gene encoding protein transport protein Sec61 subunit gamma, with amino-acid sequence MDQVMQFVEPSRQFVKDSIRLVKRCTKPDRKEFQKIAMATAIGFAIMGFIGFFVKLIHIPINNIIVGS; translated from the exons ATGGATCAGGTTATGCAGTTCGTTGAGCCCAGCCGGCAATTTGTGAAGGATTCAATCAGACTTGTCAAAAGGTGTACCAAACCAGACAGAAAGG AGTTCCAGAAAATCGCAATGGCAACTGCAATTGGCTTTGCAATTATGGGATTTATTGGTTTCTTTGTAAAGCTCATCCACATCCCTATTAACAATATCATTGT TGGCAGCTAA